In the genome of Vanacampus margaritifer isolate UIUO_Vmar chromosome 1, RoL_Vmar_1.0, whole genome shotgun sequence, one region contains:
- the atp6ap1lb gene encoding ATPase H+ transporting accessory protein 1 like b, with product MAAHAFLLCSFALLSALSRPALTLAEEELQPGLTYDEVPEILDRSRENPKQASRVTSSQGGEYGLESEEVFLTPEDENPLRRILQPFTWHHAGMSHSKRKLLQSLMGPYGPLSVSYNGKTCILFKAKRLAIRYRNHTFIDLTERVFSANSPVDTKGSVCTKEKATLSLKFGDVEDLRGLVIRLQMSNTFYEAAGQNWFTLDSVHIHYNWTQEATFNASEVYAPATSSYHCQHVSSLHKYDTLLVPSSHTDTSANWHITFTDFQIQAFNVQSDKFASASDCATFLTPAILMGLVTSLILLLVLAYALHMVVHLKHIDRYEEHKATVYFPRSPEAELPDKNSL from the exons ATGGCTGCACACGCATTCCTCCTGTGCTCCTTCGCCTTGCTGTCTGCTCTCAGCCGGCCTGCTCTGACTCTGGCCGAGGAAGAGCTGCAGCCGGGACTCACCTACGATGAAGTGCCTGAAATCTTGGACAGAAG CAGAGAGAACCCCAAACAAGCCTCAAGAGTCACATCAA gtCAGGGTGGAGAATATGGCTTAGAAAGTGAAGAGGTTTTTTTGACGCCTGAAGATGAAAACCCACTCAGGAGAATCCTGCAG CCTTTCACTTGGCATCATGCAGGGATGTCTCACAGCAAGCGGAAGCTACTCCAGTCGCTCATGGGCCCGTACGGCCCCTTGAGTGTGTCCTACAATGGGAAGACCTGCATTTTGTTCAAGGCAAAGCGCCTGGCCATCCGTTACAGGAATCACACCTTCATTGATCTAACTGAGAGAGTGTTCAGTGCCAACTCACCTGTGGACACCAAAGGCTCAGTCTGCACCAAGGAGAAGGCCAC GCTTTCATTAAAGTTTGGTGATGTGGAAGACTTGCGAGGTCTAGTGATCAG GCTTCAGATGTCAAACACCTTCTACGAGGCAGCAGGTCAAAACTGGTTCACCCTGGACAGTGTGCACATCCACTACAACTGGACTCAGGAGGCCACGTTCAACGCCAGCGAGGTTTACGCTCCCGCCACGTCGTCCTACCACTGCCAACACGTCAGCAGTCTGCACAAATATGACACACTACTGGTGCCCAGCTCCCACACCGACACGTCCGCCAACTGGCACATCACTTTCACCGATTTCCAG ATCCAAGCCTTCAACGTCCAGTCGGACAAGTTTGCGTCGGCCAGCGACTGCGCCACCTTCCTGACGCCGGCCATCCTCATGGGTTTGGTGACGTCTCTCATCCTGCTGCTGGTCCTGGCCTACGCCCTCCACATGGTGGTCCACCTCAAGCACATCGACCGCTATGAGGAGCACAAGGCAACCGTCTACTTTCCCCGGAGTCCAGAGGCTGAACTGCCGGACAAAAACAGCCTGTGA